A single genomic interval of Aedes aegypti strain LVP_AGWG chromosome 1, AaegL5.0 Primary Assembly, whole genome shotgun sequence harbors:
- the LOC5568726 gene encoding eukaryotic translation initiation factor 3 subunit A — protein MSRYMQRPENALKRANEFIEVGKPARALDTLQEVFRIKKWTYTWSESVIEPIMFKYLDLCVELKKSHIAKEGLFQYRNMFQLVNVGSLENVIRGYLKMAEERTEAAQQQSSQAILDIDDLDNLATPESILMSAVCGEDAQDRSDRTILLPWVKFLWESYCQCLELLKVNSHCENLYHDIAKMAFGFCLKYNRKMEFRKLCEKLRKHLEDISKVSSQTANVSISKPETQQLNLDTRLNQLDCAIQMELWLEAYKAIEDIHGLMTLSKKTPMPKTMALYYQKLAMVFWKAGNQLFHAAALLKLFQLSRDMKKNVTQEEIQRMTSHVLIATLAIPLPSAHPEFDRFIETDKSPLEKAQKLAVLLGLQQPPTRASLLKDVLRLNVLQLAAPQFQNLYKWLEVEFDPLNLCERVQNIIQEITVDENNPYAQYTQALQDVTLVRLVRQVSQVYQSIEFSRFLALAKFSTSFYLERILVDCVRHNDMQITIDHRNHCVHFGTDLSESQREDHPDGPTLQSMPSEQVRSQLVNMSVVLHRAIATINPNRNKAERDRLRAQMVKSYEENMVKEHQRILQRQKKIEDRKEYIERVNLEREEKELRELEEVARQHKLAEQRRLEQENEERERKRYENEVQMIKERNMKEKIDQIKQTAAGQKILKKFDEEDIKKMNAEEIAAKEAEERQKERKAHDNNLKSQEKKIDYFERAKRLEEIPLIEKYLEDKLVQDKQFWEKQEASRIEAAIAERKNAEAVQERLKRMQPDREIFWQKLKGERSNQFAEKLKAFNVALEEERKRRLTERVYERREERRQKWLREKEEERRRAEEEIRKQRQEEERIERERRAEERRIEDEKARLLEEKRRAREEEATKKAEENRQMQAKAREREREREADSWRDRRGGDAPAAAAQPNPAAQEATKPESGWRTAGAREPRGEDAPKKDGVYQPRFRDVRGGGAGGAGGVERRADDQESNKWRHGGDDGGKDDRDGPRRMGGDRPPMRRGGDDRDDRGPIRRGGDDRDDRGPIRRGDRPPMRDGERGVGMRREGGDRERRDGGDRRDFGGNRDRRDDRGGPRRDDRGDRGGDRDSAWRRPAPRGGDDGGNWRTRQDQAKPKDDRREERPKEARNTGPDEDGWTDVKHHR, from the exons ATGTCCCGGTATATGCAACGTCCGGAAAATGCCCTAAAACGGGCCAATG aattcatcGAAGTGGGAAAGCCGGCCCGTGCCCTGGACACCCTCCAGGAGGTGTTCCGCATCAAGAAATGGACCTACACCTGGTCGGAATCGGTGATTGAGCCGATTATGTTCAAGTATCTGGACCTCTGCGTGGAGCTGAAGAAGTCCCACATTGCCAAGGAGGGTCTGTTCCAGTACCGGAACATGTTCCAGCTGGTGAATGTGGGTTCGCTGGAGAACGTCATCCGAGGCTATCTGAAGATGGCCGAGGAACGCACGGAAGCCGCCCAGCAGCAATCGTCCCAGGCCATACTTGACATTGACGATCTGGATAATTTGGCCACGCCGGAATCGATTCTGATGAGCGCGGTTTGCGGCGAGGATGCCCAGGACCGGTCGGATCGAACGATTCTGCTGCCGTGGGTCAAGTTCCTGTGGGAAAGCTACTGTCAGTGTTTGGAACTGCTGAAGGTGAACTCCCATTGCGAGAATCTGTACCACGACATCGCCAAGATGGCTTTCGGATTCTGTTTGAAGTACAATCGGAAGATGGAGTTCCGGAAGCTGTGCGAGAAGTTGCGGAAGCATCTGGAAGATATTAGCAAGGTGAGCTCGCAGACGGCCAATGTGAGCATCTCGAAGCCGGAGACCCAGCAGCTGAACTTGGACACCCGTCTAAACCAGCTGGACTGCGCCATCCAGATGGAATTGTGGCTAGAAGCGTATAAGGCCATCGAGGACATCCACGGGCTGATGACACTGTCTAAGAAGACTCCCATGCCGAAGACAATGGCCCTTTACTATCAAAAATTGGCCATGGTGTTCTGGAAGGCCGGCAATCAACTGTTCCACGCTGCTGCTCTATTGAAGTTGTTCCAGCTGTCCCGTGACATGAAGAAGAATGTCACTCAAGAGGAGATCCAGCGAATGACTTCCCACGTTCTGATTGCCACCTTGGCCATTCCACTTCCGTCGGCTCATCCGGAGTTTGATCGGTTCATCGAAACCGACAAGAGCCCCCTGGAGAAGGCCCAGAAGCTTGCGGTTCTGCTTGGACTGCAACAGCCACCAACCCGTGCTTCGTTGCTGAAGGATGTGCTCCGCTTGAATGTCCTCCAACTGGCCGCTCCCCAGTTCCAGAACTTGTACAAGTGGCTCGAGGTGGAATTCGATCCGTTGAATCTCTGCGAACGTGTCCAAAACATCATCCAGGAAATCACCGTCGATGAGAATAATCCCTACGCTCAGTACACTCAGGCCCTGCAGGATGTCACCCTGGTGCGTTTGGTCCGTCAGGTTTCCCAAGTCTACCAGTCGATCGAATTCTCTCGTTTCTTGGCACTGGCCAAGTTCTCCACCAGCTTCTACCTGGAGCGTATTCTGGTGGACTGTGTGCGTCACAACGACATGCAAATCACGATCGATCACCGCAACCATTGCGTCCATTTCGGAACGGATCTGAGCGAGAGCCAACGGGAGGATCATCCCGATGGTCCCACGCTTCAATCGATGCCCTCGGAACAGGTCCGCTCCCAACTGGTCAACATGTCCGTTGTCCTTCATCGTGCCATTGCCACGATCAACCCCAACCGGAACAAGGCCGAACGCGATCGTCTCCGGGCTCAGATGGTCAAAAGCTACGAAGAAAACATGGTCAAGGAACATCAGCGCATTCTCCAACGTCAGAAGAAGATCGAAGATCGCAAGGAATACATCGAGCGGGTGAATCTCGAGCGCGAAGAGAAGGAACTCCGCGAACTAGAGGAAGTCGCTCGCCAGCATAAACTCGCCGAACAGCGTCGTCTGGAGCAGGAAAATGAGGAACGCGAACGCAAACGTTACGAGAACGAAGTCCAGATGATCAAGGAGCGCAACATGAAGGAAAAGATCGATCAAATCAAGCAGACGGCCGCCGGTCAAAAGATCCTCAAGAAGTTCGACGAGGAAGACATCAAGAAGATGAACGCCGAAGAGATCGCCGCCAAGGAGGCGGAAGAACGCCAAAAGGAACGCAAGGCCCACGACAACAATCTCAAATCGCAGGAGAAGAAGATCGATTACTTCGAGCGGGCCAAAcgcctggaggaaatccccctCATCGAGAAGTACCTCGAGGACAAACTGGTCCAGGATAAGCAGTTCTGGGAGAAACAGGAAGCCTCTCGCATCGAAGCGGCCATCGCCGAACGCAAGAACGCCGAAGCTGTCCAGGAGCGCTTGAAGCGCATGCAACCGGACCGGGAAATCTTCTGGCAGAAGCTGAAGGGCGAGCGCAGCAACCAGTTTGCCGAGAAACTTAAGGCCTTCAATGTCGCCCTGGAGGAAGAGCGCAAACGGCGTCTGACCGAACGGGTTTATGAGCGACGCGAGGAACGCCGCCAGAAATGGCTCCGCGAAAAGGAGGAAGAACGTCGCCGGGCCGAGGAGGAAATCCGCAAGCAAAGGCAGGAAGAGGAACGCATCGAGCGTGAAAGACGTGCCGAGGAACGGCGCATCGAGGACGAGAAGGCTCGGTTGCTCGAAGAGAAGAGACGCGCCCGCGAGGAAGAGGCTACGAAGAAGGCGGAGGAAAATCGCCAAATGCAGGCTAAAGCTCGCGAACGTGAACGTGAGCGTGAGGCAGATTCCTGGAGAGATCGTCGTGGAGGTGACGCTCCAGCTGCGGCAGCTCAACCAAATCCGGCAGCGCAAGAAGCCACCAAGCCAGAATCCGGATGGAGAACAGCCGGAGCACGGGAACCGAGGGGAGAGGATGCACCCAAGAAGGACGGCGTCTACCAACCGCGCTTCCGTGATGTACGTGGCGGTGGTGCTGGCGGAGCCGGAGGTGTTGAACGACGTGCTGATGATCAGGAGTCGAACAAGTGGCGTCACGGAGGAGACGACGGAGGCAAGGATGATCGCGATGGACCTCGCCGGATGGGTGGTGATAGGCCGCCAATGCGCCGCGGAGGAGACGACCGCGATGACCGTGGACCGATTCGTCGTGGCGGAGACGATCGTGATGATCGTGGCCCAATCCGCCGTGGAGATCGGCCTCCGATGCG